GTCGGCATGCAGAAGCTCTTCGTCAAGGGTCTGGTCGAAAGCGAGAAATGAGTTCCAATGGCTGAAATTACCCTCAAGGCAATCCGGAAGAACTACGGCCGCACCGAGGTCATCCACGGCATCGATGCAAAGATCAGCGACGGCGAGTTCATCGTCATTGTCGGCCCGTCGGGCTGTGGCAAGTCTACTCTGCTGCGCATGGTTGCCGGGCTTGAGACTATCACCTCGGGTGAGATCACCATCGGCGACCGGGTGGTCAACGATCTCGAGCCGCGTGAACGCGATATCGCCATGGTGTTTCAAAACTACGCGCTCTATCCGCATATGAGCGTGTTCGACAACATGGCCTACGGGCTCAAGATAGCCAATGTGCCAAAGCCGGATATCCTCGACCGTGTCACCGAGGCGGCGCGGATGCTCGAACTCGAGCCCTATCTCGACCGCAAGCCGCGGCAACTCTCCGGCGGCCAGCGCCAGCGCGTGGCCATGGGCCGGGCGATTGTCCGCAAACCCGCGGTTTTCCTGTTTGACGAGCCGCTGTCTAATCTCGACGCCAAACTGCGTGTGCAGATGCGCCTCGAGATCAAGGCGTTGCAGCGCAAGCTCGGCGTCACCGCGCTCTATGTCACCCACGATCAGGTCGAGGCGATGACGCTGGCTGACCGCATGATCGTCATGAATGCTGGCGTCGCCGAACAGATGGGCGCGCCGCTCGAGGTCTATGCCAACCCGCAGACCCTGTTTGTGGCGGGGTTCATCGGTTCGCCGCCGATGAATGTGCTCAAGACCGAGATCACCGATGGCACCGCCACGGTTGGCGGCGGGTATCAGGTGCGGGGCAGGGACCTTGGCGCCGGATCGGTAATCGGCGTGCGGCCCGAACACATTTCGCTCGTTGCACCGGGGGGCGGCCTGTTTGACGCGACCGTGAATTTCTGCGAGCCGCTCGGTGCGGAAACGCTGGTGCACATGCTGACTGCCACCGGCGACAATGTGGTGGTGCGCATCGACGGCGAGGTCACCCTGCCCAAGCCCGACGACAAAGCAGGATTGGCGGTGGACCCGTCACGGCTGCTGGCATTCGATGCTGAGGGCAAGCGCATCGCTGATATTATCCCGGCCGGATAGACCGACCTGCGGGTTTGGCCAATCGGGCTCGGGCCCACGCAGACCGTGCCGTAAAGGCGCTTGTTTGTAGTCTGTCAGTCCATATGCGCGGCGGGTGCACCGGCGGGAGCTGCGGCCATCTTCGGCTTGCGCAGCATCAGCGCCAGCGGAACCGCGCACAACGTCACCACCATCATCAGCTTGAAATCGTTGTTATAGGAAATCATCAGCGCCTGCTGGTTGACCAGCCCGTCGAGCACCTGCAGCATTTCCGGGCTGGATGCCGCGTTTGGAATCACGCTTTTCAGCGTTGGATTGTACGGGTTTATGAAGGCGCCGAGTTCGACATGGTTGATCTGCAGATTGCGGCTGAGGAACAGCGTCACCACCGAAATGCCGATCGATGAGCCGATATTGCGCACCAGGCTGAACATGCTGGCCGCATCGGTGCGGTACTGCACCGGCAGCGTGGCAAAAGCCACGGTCGACAGCGGCACGAACACCAGGCCGAGACCAAGCCCCTGAACGATGCCGGTGGAAATCACCGGCCAGCTGTCCATTTGCGGGGAAAAACTGGTCATCATGTGCAGCGAGTATGCCGTCAGCAGCAGCCCGGTGATGACCAGATAGCGGGCATCGACGGTGCGCACCAGCCGCCCCACCAGCAGCATCGACACCATCGTGCCCATGCCGCGCGGCGCCATCACCAGTCCCGTTGTTATGGTCGAATAGCCGAATACCCGCGACAGCATCGGCGGTAGCAACGCCAGACTGGCCAGCAGCACAATACCGACGACAAAAATCAGCACCAGACCGGTCGCGAAATTGCGGTCGGCAAAGATTTTTGGATCGACGAAGGTGTCGTCATTGCTGGCCAGATGCACGATGAACACCCAGAAACCGGTGATCGCCAGCGCCAGTTCAATCCATACTTCCCAGGCTTCGAACCAGTCCACCTCGCCGCCGCGGTCAAGCATCAGTTGCAAGGCGCCGACGCCGAGCGAAAGCATGGCGAAGCCGAAGAAATCGAAGCGCCGCAACCGCCGCGGCACTTCCGGCAAATAGCCCGCACAGCCCATGAAGGCGATAATGCCGACCGGCAGGTTGATGAAGAATACCCACCGCCAGTTCAGCGTATCGGTGAGCCACCCACCCAGCGTCGGCCCGATGATAGGACCGACCATGATGCCGGCGCCCCAGATCGCCATCGCCTGTCCGTGCCGTTCTTTCGGGTTGATGTCGAGCAGGAAAGTCTGTGACAGCGGCACGATTGCTGCGCCGAAGACGCCTTGCAGAATTCTGAACCCCACCATCACTTCAAGGTTCGGTGCCATCCCGCAGGCCATCGAGGCGATGGTGAAGCCGACAATCGACAACAGGAACAACTGTCGTCGGCCAACCCGGTCGGCGATCCAACCGGTGACCGGCGTCATGATCGCCGCTGCCACGATATAGGAGGTGAGAACCCAGGTGATGGTGTCTTGGGAGGCTTCCAGATCGCCGACCATCGACGGCAACGCCACATTGGCGATCGCCGTATCGAGCACCTGCATGATTGTCGCCAGCATGATCGAGACCGTGATCAGGCCGCGATGCGGCACATCATGGCCGGGATCGATGGAAGTGCTCATGGCTGTTGGTTTCCGGCGTGAAAATTATTCCGCGGCTTTGGCTGAACTGAAAAGGTCGCCAAAGCTGCGGCTTGCGCCGGTGTCCACGGTCACGGTGGCGCTCAGGCCCGAACGCGCCAGGATGTTGGCCTCGGGGTTGTCGAGCGTCAGTCTGACCGGGATTCGCTGCGTAACCTTGACCCAGTTGCCGGTGGCGTTCTGTGCCGGAAGCAACGAGAATTCCGCACCGGTGCCGGCGCCGATTGAATCCACTGAAGCCTTGAACCGCCGGTCTGGAAAAATGTCAAATACCACTTCGGCCGGTTGCGACG
This DNA window, taken from Hoeflea algicola, encodes the following:
- a CDS encoding DHA2 family efflux MFS transporter permease subunit, with product MSTSIDPGHDVPHRGLITVSIMLATIMQVLDTAIANVALPSMVGDLEASQDTITWVLTSYIVAAAIMTPVTGWIADRVGRRQLFLLSIVGFTIASMACGMAPNLEVMVGFRILQGVFGAAIVPLSQTFLLDINPKERHGQAMAIWGAGIMVGPIIGPTLGGWLTDTLNWRWVFFINLPVGIIAFMGCAGYLPEVPRRLRRFDFFGFAMLSLGVGALQLMLDRGGEVDWFEAWEVWIELALAITGFWVFIVHLASNDDTFVDPKIFADRNFATGLVLIFVVGIVLLASLALLPPMLSRVFGYSTITTGLVMAPRGMGTMVSMLLVGRLVRTVDARYLVITGLLLTAYSLHMMTSFSPQMDSWPVISTGIVQGLGLGLVFVPLSTVAFATLPVQYRTDAASMFSLVRNIGSSIGISVVTLFLSRNLQINHVELGAFINPYNPTLKSVIPNAASSPEMLQVLDGLVNQQALMISYNNDFKLMMVVTLCAVPLALMLRKPKMAAAPAGAPAAHMD
- a CDS encoding sn-glycerol-3-phosphate import ATP-binding protein UgpC, coding for MAEITLKAIRKNYGRTEVIHGIDAKISDGEFIVIVGPSGCGKSTLLRMVAGLETITSGEITIGDRVVNDLEPRERDIAMVFQNYALYPHMSVFDNMAYGLKIANVPKPDILDRVTEAARMLELEPYLDRKPRQLSGGQRQRVAMGRAIVRKPAVFLFDEPLSNLDAKLRVQMRLEIKALQRKLGVTALYVTHDQVEAMTLADRMIVMNAGVAEQMGAPLEVYANPQTLFVAGFIGSPPMNVLKTEITDGTATVGGGYQVRGRDLGAGSVIGVRPEHISLVAPGGGLFDATVNFCEPLGAETLVHMLTATGDNVVVRIDGEVTLPKPDDKAGLAVDPSRLLAFDAEGKRIADIIPAG